Proteins found in one bacterium (Candidatus Blackallbacteria) CG13_big_fil_rev_8_21_14_2_50_49_14 genomic segment:
- a CDS encoding Cof-type HAD-IIB family hydrolase, whose product MLGLVCIDVDGTLVGNQNQVHPKVWDKAQEVLAAGLPLAICTGRPAMSSTRAYAEKLNPQGWHIFQGGASLYHVGSGQSHSHPLSQAALEHLLKLYQTHGWVLELYSDQDYVVESFPAGSEADHLARSHAQLIEVPFAPRSLDSLQGTLVRAQWVVSDPQLSAAMASSFEGVLYSSATSPSVPGSHFISVTSAGVDKCSAIRELAKLLNVSLENTMMIGDGQNDIRAMELVGHSVAMENADPRLKAVCRYQVGHVDRGGVAEALELALNLN is encoded by the coding sequence ATGCTGGGACTGGTTTGCATAGATGTAGATGGAACCCTGGTAGGCAACCAAAACCAAGTCCACCCCAAGGTTTGGGACAAAGCTCAAGAAGTTTTGGCCGCCGGTCTGCCCCTGGCGATCTGTACTGGACGACCCGCCATGAGCAGTACACGGGCCTATGCAGAAAAACTCAATCCCCAGGGCTGGCATATTTTTCAAGGCGGAGCCAGCCTCTACCACGTGGGCTCAGGCCAAAGCCACTCGCATCCCCTCTCCCAAGCGGCCTTGGAACACTTACTCAAGCTCTACCAGACACATGGCTGGGTTTTGGAGCTTTATAGCGATCAGGACTATGTCGTGGAAAGCTTTCCTGCCGGCAGCGAGGCCGATCACCTGGCTCGCAGCCATGCCCAATTGATTGAGGTTCCCTTTGCGCCCCGCAGCCTGGACTCCCTGCAAGGAACCCTGGTGCGCGCCCAATGGGTGGTTTCCGACCCACAACTCTCAGCGGCCATGGCCAGCAGTTTTGAGGGGGTCTTATACTCTTCTGCCACTTCGCCCTCGGTGCCTGGCTCTCACTTTATCAGCGTCACCAGTGCAGGGGTTGACAAATGCAGTGCGATCCGCGAATTGGCAAAATTATTGAATGTTTCACTGGAAAACACGATGATGATTGGCGACGGTCAAAATGATATCCGGGCCATGGAACTGGTTGGACATTCTGTCGCCATGGAAAACGCCGATCCCCGCTTGAAAGCCGTTTGCCGTTATCAGGTGGGTCATGTGGATCGCGGCGGAGTGGCCGAAGCCCTTGAACTGGCCCTCAATCTGAATTAA
- a CDS encoding protease inhibitor Kazal-type has translation MIFQRALLIFFVFSLFLGLLGCIRKTLPIDTACPGIYQPVCAPDGKTYSNSCEARKKGFTRYSDGECPA, from the coding sequence ATGATTTTTCAGCGAGCGCTCTTGATCTTCTTTGTTTTTTCTCTGTTCTTGGGCCTGCTGGGCTGTATTCGCAAAACTTTGCCAATAGACACGGCTTGCCCAGGTATTTATCAACCGGTCTGTGCTCCTGACGGAAAAACCTACAGCAACTCCTGCGAAGCCCGAAAAAAAGGCTTTACTCGCTATTCAGATGGAGAATGCCCGGCTTGA
- a CDS encoding transposase has product MYPIELISFRQVLMRKTYRYRLYPTKAQEQAMGQQLREGCKLYNAALQERRDAWKKTGTSVNYYDQANQLKEIRTEGLIELANFSCCQDILRRVDKTYKSFFGRVKRGEKAGFPRFKPHQRFDSITFPSYGDGIRLLPSGKLRVQGVGILKVKLHRPVDGKIKTVTLKREAGKWYACFSVEVETLPLNDSLFAVGIDVGLESFAVLSDGTVIANPRQYRKAQARLRRAQRKVARRKKGSHRRKKAVRELQVAHAHIRNQRQDFHHKLAHRLVQSFGLIAIEDLNIKGLAGGMLAKSVHDAGWSGFFSKLTYKAESAGRLLIPVNPRGTSQRCSNCGTEVRKELKDRWHTCTSCGLSVSRDLNSAIEILRLGLSLVDVTLGFSPCVSTEAVCLS; this is encoded by the coding sequence ATGTATCCTATTGAATTAATTTCTTTCAGGCAAGTTCTGATGCGCAAAACCTACCGCTACCGTCTCTATCCGACGAAAGCCCAAGAGCAGGCTATGGGACAACAATTGCGTGAAGGCTGTAAACTTTACAATGCAGCCCTGCAAGAGCGCAGAGATGCTTGGAAAAAGACAGGAACGTCTGTCAACTACTACGACCAAGCCAATCAGCTCAAGGAAATTCGCACCGAAGGACTTATTGAACTGGCTAACTTTTCGTGCTGTCAGGACATTTTGCGACGGGTGGATAAAACCTACAAATCCTTTTTTGGCAGAGTCAAGCGTGGAGAAAAAGCGGGGTTTCCACGTTTTAAGCCTCACCAGCGTTTTGACAGCATTACTTTTCCTTCGTATGGTGACGGCATTCGCTTGCTGCCTTCTGGCAAGCTTAGAGTTCAGGGTGTAGGCATCCTGAAAGTTAAGCTACATCGGCCTGTAGATGGCAAAATTAAGACAGTCACTCTCAAACGGGAAGCAGGTAAGTGGTATGCCTGTTTCAGTGTCGAAGTCGAAACTCTGCCTTTGAACGATTCCCTTTTTGCCGTTGGTATTGACGTAGGCTTGGAGAGCTTTGCTGTCTTGTCTGATGGAACGGTTATCGCCAATCCAAGACAGTATCGTAAGGCTCAGGCGAGACTTCGCAGAGCCCAACGAAAGGTAGCTCGACGCAAAAAAGGCAGTCATCGTCGAAAGAAAGCGGTGCGAGAGCTTCAGGTGGCTCATGCCCACATTCGCAACCAGCGTCAAGACTTTCACCACAAGCTCGCACATCGCTTGGTTCAATCCTTTGGCCTGATTGCAATTGAAGATTTGAATATCAAAGGTTTGGCTGGCGGGATGCTGGCTAAATCTGTGCATGATGCCGGTTGGAGCGGCTTTTTCTCCAAGCTGACCTACAAGGCTGAAAGCGCCGGTCGTCTGCTCATCCCTGTCAATCCGCGTGGAACTTCGCAGCGTTGTAGCAACTGTGGTACAGAAGTGCGAAAAGAACTTAAAGACCGCTGGCATACCTGCACCTCTTGTGGTTTATCTGTTTCACGGGATCTCAACAGTGCAATAGAAATTTTGAGGCTCGGACTGAGCCTTGTGGACGTAACGTTGGGCTTTAGCCCGTGCGTGTCCACAGAAGCCGTCTGCTTGAGCTGA
- a CDS encoding sugar ABC transporter permease, with the protein MKNRSELRWALLMLLPSLLGVGIFTLIPVLASFGLSFAQWNLLSPPKWIGLANYSALLAEPLFWKVLGNTFIYAFCVVLFEVPLALALAIALNQQGWVVKIFRTIFFLPVVTSMIAIALVWNWIYDPQYGLLNAALQVFQIKPVAWLFSTQWALPSLILMGIWKNVGYSMVIFLAGLQNISDDLYEAASLDGANRWQQFLNVTLPMISPTLFFVMTMSTITAFQIFDSVYMMTQGGPENSTNVAVYWLYQNAFEFFQVGRASAMAYVLFAVILTMTLIQWSLRKKWVAHES; encoded by the coding sequence ATGAAAAACCGCTCTGAACTGCGTTGGGCCTTGCTGATGCTCTTGCCCAGTCTGCTCGGCGTGGGAATTTTTACGCTGATTCCCGTTTTGGCGTCCTTTGGCTTGAGCTTCGCCCAGTGGAACCTGCTCAGCCCCCCCAAATGGATTGGCCTTGCCAATTACAGCGCCCTGCTGGCCGAACCCCTGTTTTGGAAAGTACTCGGCAATACCTTTATTTATGCCTTTTGCGTGGTGCTCTTCGAAGTGCCCTTGGCCCTGGCCCTGGCGATTGCCCTCAACCAACAGGGCTGGGTTGTAAAAATTTTCAGAACGATCTTCTTTTTGCCGGTCGTCACCTCGATGATCGCCATCGCCCTGGTCTGGAACTGGATCTACGATCCCCAATACGGGCTGCTCAATGCCGCTTTGCAAGTCTTTCAGATCAAGCCCGTGGCCTGGCTGTTTTCTACCCAGTGGGCCCTGCCCTCTTTGATCCTGATGGGCATTTGGAAAAATGTGGGCTATAGCATGGTGATTTTTCTGGCCGGTCTGCAAAATATTTCAGATGATCTTTATGAAGCCGCATCTCTGGATGGCGCCAATCGCTGGCAGCAGTTTCTCAATGTGACCCTGCCCATGATCAGCCCCACGCTCTTTTTCGTGATGACGATGTCGACGATTACCGCCTTTCAGATCTTCGACTCGGTTTATATGATGACCCAGGGCGGCCCTGAAAACAGTACCAATGTGGCTGTTTACTGGCTTTACCAGAATGCCTTTGAATTCTTCCAGGTTGGGCGCGCCTCAGCCATGGCCTATGTCCTCTTTGCCGTAATCTTGACCATGACACTGATTCAATGGAGTTTAAGGAAAAAATGGGTAGCCCACGAATCCTAG
- a CDS encoding sugar ABC transporter permease gives MGSPRILAYLFLGLGSISMLVPFLWMLITSLMTPDQMFSLPPKLLPNPVAVENYAKAMNTVPLGRFFLNSLFVAGMTTAGQMVTASMAAYAFARLKFPFKDPLFFLFLATMMIPPQVNVVPLFMLMSKLGWIDSYYALIVPGLFGAFGIFLLRQWFLGFPEELEQAATLDGCNIWQIYWKIALPTALPALATLGIFTFITTWNSFLWPLIVTNSESMRTLPVGLAAFKGSFRETTDWGQLMAAGVISVLPALAVFLLGQKYFIRGLMAGSVKS, from the coding sequence ATGGGTAGCCCACGAATCCTAGCCTATCTCTTTCTCGGTCTGGGCTCCATCTCCATGTTGGTGCCCTTTCTCTGGATGCTGATTACTTCGCTGATGACCCCCGATCAGATGTTCAGCCTGCCGCCCAAACTCCTGCCCAACCCAGTGGCAGTCGAAAACTATGCCAAAGCCATGAATACAGTGCCTTTGGGTCGCTTTTTTCTCAACAGTTTATTCGTCGCAGGCATGACCACTGCAGGCCAGATGGTTACAGCCTCTATGGCAGCCTATGCCTTTGCCCGCCTGAAATTCCCGTTTAAGGATCCGCTCTTTTTTCTGTTTCTGGCCACCATGATGATCCCCCCCCAGGTCAATGTCGTGCCCCTGTTTATGTTGATGAGCAAATTGGGCTGGATTGACAGCTATTACGCCTTGATTGTGCCGGGCTTGTTTGGGGCCTTTGGAATTTTTCTGCTGCGGCAGTGGTTTTTGGGTTTTCCTGAAGAATTAGAACAAGCAGCCACCTTAGATGGCTGCAATATCTGGCAGATTTATTGGAAAATCGCACTGCCAACAGCTTTACCGGCTTTGGCAACCCTGGGAATTTTTACCTTTATCACCACCTGGAACAGCTTTCTCTGGCCCCTGATCGTGACCAACAGTGAAAGCATGCGCACCCTTCCCGTGGGGTTGGCGGCATTCAAAGGCAGTTTCCGTGAAACCACCGACTGGGGACAACTGATGGCGGCGGGGGTGATCAGTGTGCTGCCGGCACTGGCCGTATTCCTGCTGGGGCAAAAATACTTTATTCGCGGCCTGATGGCCGGCAGCGTCAAAAGTTAG